From the genome of uncultured Bacteroides sp.:
TATTAGCCAATAAAACTTCGCCTAAATAGAGCAATGGTGCTGTTCCAACACCTCCTCCTATAAGAAGAAGTTTATCCGAAGGTTTTTCAGGGATAGTAAAGCCATTTCCTAGAGGTAAAACTACATTTACTACATCTCCTGCAGAAACTTTAGCTAAGGTACGTGTACCATCTCCAACTATCTGTACAAGAAACCAAACCTCATTGTTGACTTTGTCTACATAGTTAATTGAAATAGGTCGGCGAAGAAAAGTAGTAGGCGAACCATCTACTCTTATTTCGGCAAATTGCCCAGGAAGCATTTCTGGCAAAATTTCCTGAGAGGTCATTTTGATCAACACATAGTTAGCGTGCAACTTTATGTTAGCTGTGACCGTTAAATCTAAAATCTTTTTTTTCATGAATAGGATAATTCTCGTTCAAGCGACAAAGATACGCCATTTTGTCCAAATTATCCTTTACCTATCTTCATTAAATTATTAGAAGGGCATTTTTTCACCTTTAAAGATCTCAAATGTATTATCATCAAAGAAAATTCTTATTTCAGTGATTTTTCTTGGAGGCTTTTCTATATACCTAATCTCTTCTTTTACAGGCTCTTTATGTGTTGTTTCGGTCGTTTTTAATGGCATTTCCTTGCGATATTCTAAATCAGCCTGAGGAACGGACTTGATTTCTTCATTCTCGTCAAATAAAGAGCGTTGTAAATCATCAGATGTTTTCTCTTGGTTTATCATATTTCCATTTCCATAAAGAAGCCAATCCAAATTCACGTATTTAAATCGTTGATGAATTTTCATAACTACATCTAAACTCGGATTATTCCTACCTCGTAAAATGTGAGTTAATGTAGATCGCTGAATTTCTATACTTTCAGCAAATGAAGAAGGAGTCATATGCTCTCTTTTCATTATAGCTTCAATTCTATCTTTCATCTTTGAGCCTTTATTAATTATAAATGTGAATATCTAATTGTAAACATTGATTCGACAAATGTAAACATAATAATTCACATAAGCAAATTACATTTGTTTATTTTATAAGTTTACAAAAGTATTTCACCGGCTACATTTGTTATTATACAATTGTATAGCCTATAAATCCCATTAAATATATACAGAAGTAAAACTTAGTGTTTAAGATATAAAAATCTTATTATTAATGACTTATTTAAGGCTCTAAAAATGATTTTTATATGTAATACAAATGTATTTCAATATTTTTCCTACCTGTTCTATTTTTAGTTCATATATTTTAGTTATTTATCTGATATATTGATATTTAAGATCTATGATTAGGCTTATAAATACAATTTATAACGATTTTATCACCTATAATTTATATTCGTAAAATGTTATATTACAAATGTATAGTAAGAGCTATTTGTAATAAATTTCTTTGAATGTATATACTTGTAAATGAGAAACATTTGTGTGAACCTGCTATTTTCTTGTGATATTTCACTCTTGTAAATTACATTTCTACTGCTATAAATTTCCTCAATATTGAGATTGTGATTAATAAACAATTGTACCTATTAAATGAAGAATGTTCGATGAATTTCCAAACTATTGTCATTAAGATTAAAATAATAGATTCTCAGAAGCTTTAATTGTATATAAATTATTGTAAAACAATGATTTAACTATATAATTGCTATTCGCAATTTTGCTAATTCTAGATTTTAAGTTGAAATATTATCATTTTGTGGGAGTTGAACTCTGATTTGCTGCCTAAAATAAAAGTTATTTTGTAGTTTTACACAACATTAATTTTTAGGCATAAAAAAAGCCTTCAAAATATTGAAGGCTATATATAATTAGAAAAAATATAAGCTGTAGATTAATGCAGAATTTTATACACTAATTCTCTAAGTAGCTCTCCGTCATTCATATTAGTATTACCCACTCCTTTTGATTTTGCGTCATAATTTCTTATCTCTCCTATAATCTGCATTACTTTTACTCCATTATATTTGTGCATAGCTTTAATATAATCTTTAGATTGCCACGAAGTTTTTAATCCTAATTGCTGAGCTATTCCTTGTTCCGATTTTTCAGGAGCATAATAGGCTAACATTAAATTAGAATAGAAATTGAAAAGAAGAGACAGAGTAGCTTGTATTGGATTTGTTTTTGGATTTTCTGCAAAATATTTTATTATCTGATTAGCTTTGAAAATATCCTTTTCTATTAATGCATTCTTTAATTCGAAGTTATTATAGTCTTTGCTTATTCCTATATTTTTTTCAATTAACTCAGGTGTAATACGCTTTTGCGCTAATGGCAGGGTGATTATTAACTTCTCAAGTTCGCCTGTAAGACGGCTCAGATCGGACCCTACAAAGTCGGCAATCATCTCGGATGACTTTTGCTCAATGTCTACCCCTTTGCGTTTTAGATATGAAGTTATAAACCCTGGAAGCATAGTGTCCTTTAATTTTTTAGATTCAAAGAGGACACCTGCTTTATCAATTTCAGCTGCAAGTTTTTTTCGTCTGTCAAGCACACCATGTTTATGACAAATAACAAGGATTGTAGAGCTTAATGGCTTTTGAAGGTAGTATGAAAGTTCCTCAATGTTTCTTACACTTTGTGCCTCCTTAACTACAACAACTTGATATTCAGACATCATTGGATATCTTTTTGCAGCATTTATTATAGTAGCTATATCAGTATCAGCACCATACACTACGGTTAAATTAAACTCTTTTTCAGTATCAGTAAGAACATTTTGAGTAAGATAGTCGGATATCAGATCAATATAATAAGGCTCTTCTCCCATTAAATAATATATGGGTTTGTATTGCTTTGCCTTAATATCGCTAATAATATCTTCGTATGTATATTCCTTTTTTGCCATTTATATGTTTTAATTACCTTATTTATCGAATTTTAGATGCTTAACAGTCTTCTTCTCATCTATAATCATTTTAAGCGATGCGATCCCTATTTCTACATGTTCGTGAACGAAGTTTTGGGTTACCATATTATCGCTTTTATCAGTTTTAATTCCTTCGGGAGTCATTGGTTGGTCGGAAACAAGCAGTAGTGCACCTGTTGGGATATGATTGGCAAATCCTGTAGTGAAAAGAGTTGCAGTTTCCATATCAACAGCCATTGCGCGAGTCTTAAGAAGATATTCTTTGAATTCCTCGTCATGTTCCCAAATTCTTCTATTGGTTGTATAGACTGTGCCTGTCCAATAATCTCGTGCGTAATCACGGATTGCTGAAGAAACTGCACGTTGCAGCATAAATGCCGGTAAAGCAGGAACTTCAGGAGGAAAATAATCATTAGATGTTCCTTCTCCTCTAATTGCAGCTATAGGAAGTATTAGGTCACCTAACTGATTTTTCTTACCAATACCACCACATTTACCCAGGAAAAGGCATGCTTTTGGGTGTATGGCACCGAGCAAATCCATAATAATGGCAGCGTTTGGACTTCCCATTCCAAAGTTAATAATAGTGATTCCATCTGCAGTTGCAGAAGTCATATTTGCATCTCTTCCAAGAACTGGAACGTTACATTGTTCTGCAAATATCTCTACATATTTATTGAAATTTGTCAATAGAATGTATTCTCCAAAGTCTTCCAACGAACGTTTTGTGTAACGGGGAAGCCAATTTGCAACAATTTCTTGCTTCGTTTTCATATTTATCTGCTAATTTTGTGTTTCTGACTTAAGAATATATTTTTAATTTACAAATTTAATAAATGTTATTGTTAAACCTACCAAAGTATGAGACTAAAATAGCCATACGAGATGGAAAAAAAGTAATTTTTGATGTAATTAGGCGACGATATGTTGCACTTACCCCTGAAGAATGGGTACGTCAGCACTTTGTTCACTTTCTTATTGATCAAAAAGGCTACCCTGTTTCATTAATGGCTAATGAGGTATTATTGAATCTGAACGGAACAAAAAAGCGCTGTGACACCGTGCTTTACAAACGTGATCTTATGGCCCGTATGATTATAGAATATAAAGCTCCGCAAATAGAAATTACGCAAGCTGTATTTAATCAGATAACAAATTATAATTTTGTTCTGAAAGTCGATTATTTAATTGTTAGCAATGGAATTAATCATTACTGCTGTAAAATGGATTATGCAAATCATACATACACATTTTTAGAGGATATACCAGATTATAATCTTCTTTAAAGAAATGCTGTCAATCTATCATTAGATGATAGTTTTGCTATAATATATCAACTATAGAAATTCCCCTTATATTAGCTTATTCTATTAATTAGGCTAATATAAGGGGAATATATTTTAAAGAGGTTTCAATCTAAAAGATTTTCGATTTAGAAACTGCTCTTTTATTATTTAGAGGAATGTTATAATTCAACTCCTGCTAATTCAGGGTCAATCATAACTCTACCACAGTATTCACAAACAATGATTTTCTTGCGCATACGAATATCCATTTGTCTCTGAGGTGGAATCTTGTTAAAACAACCACCACAAGCATCACGCTGTACATATACAATACCTAAACCATTGCGTGAGTTCTTACGAATACGTTTAAATGCCTGAAGTAAACGAGGTTCAATTGTAGTTTCCAGAACTTTAGCTTTCTCTCTAAGTTTTTCTTCTTCTTGTTTTGTTTCTGAGATAATTTCATCCAGCTCATTTTTCTTAACGGACAAATCTTTCTCTCTTTCTTCCAAAACTACGATGCTGTTTGCTACTTCTTCGCTTTTTTCTTTTTCTTCGGCAGTGAATTCTTTTATTCTCTTTTCGCAAAGTTCGATTTCCAAAGTCTGGAACTCTATTTCTTTAGATAAGAAGTCAAACTCACGGTTATTGCGTACGTTTTCTTGCTGAGCTTTGTATTTTTCTACAGAAGCCTTAGCTGCTTCGATCTCAATTTTCTTTGCAGCAATAGAAGATTTAAGCTCGCTAATTTCAAGTTTAATCTTTTCAATACGAGTATTCAGACCGGCAACTTCATCTTCAAGATCTTGTACTTCAAGAGGAAGTTCACCTCTAAGAGTTTTGATCTTATCAATTTCTGAAAGCATTGTTTGTAATTGATACAATGCCTTTAGTTTCTGTTCTACCGTTAATTCTTTCGGTTCATTTTTTGCTTCTTTAGCCATATTTTTATAAATATTTTATGGGATTGGTATTTATTTTACTAATTTGAATCTCAATATTTGGAAATATACCCTTTAATAAGGTATAAAAAATTTCTTTTGTATACTGTTCACTTTCATAATGACCAATTTCGGCCATCAGAATATCGTTTTCATGACCAAAATAGTCGTGATAACGAATTTCTCCTGTAATAAATGCATTAGCTTTCTGGTTTATGGCCTCTGAAAGAAGAAAAGCCCCTGCCCCTCCACATAATGCAATTTTACTTATAAGCTTACCAGTTAGTTTATTATGCTTTAAACATCCAACTTCAAATGTTTTTTTTATGCGTTTCAGGAAATCCAGTTCCGTTTCCGGAAATTCTAATTCTCCTACCACTCCAGATCCTGTTTGAGACCATGAGTTTTTTAACGAATAAAGATCAAATGCAGGTTCCTCATAAGGATGCGCGGCAATTAGTGCTCTTATTACCGCATTTTTTTTAAAAGAAGGAAGAATTGTTTCTATACGAATCTCTTTTTCTTTATGTAATTCTCCTACTTTACCGCAAAATGGATGTGTCCCTTCCTGAGCCCGGAAAGTCCCCTCTCCTTCTAAATTGTAACTGCATGAATCATAGTTGCCTATGTTGCCACAACCAGCATTAAACAGAGCATGGCGCACTTTTTCAGCTTGCTCAGCCGGTACAAAAGTTACCAATTTAAGTAAAGATTCCTCTTTACAAGAAAGGATCTTCACATTCTTCAGCCCTATTTTTTCTGCAATTTTAAAATTAACTCCTCCAAAAGCATTGTCTAGATTGGTATGTGCAGAATAAACTACTATATCATTTTTAATAGCTTTCAGAATACAACGTTCTACATAATCTTTGCCTGTGATAGACTTATATCCCTTAAATATGAGCGGATGATGTGATATAACAAGATTGTACCCCAACGCAATTGCTTCATCAATAACAGATTCAGTAACGTCAAGACACAACAAAGCCCCTGTTGCTTCCGCTTCTGTCAGCCCGATTTGTAAGCCGGCATTATCAAAACCGTCTTGCAATGGCAGAGGCGCGAACCTTTCAAGGGCGCTTACTATTTCCTTTATTTTCATTAAGTGTGAGAAAATCTGGCTACAAAGATATGCTAAAATTGCGATTATACAATCATCTTTCTTGTTTTTTTATAAATTCTTATTCTCTTTTTTGCGCTAATTAATCAGTTAAGTGTGGTTGTTGAAGAAAATTGCGAGCTTATTTAGATAGAGATACAGAATTGTAGGAAATTTATTTTCACCTAAAAGACATAAAGTCTATTTTCTTAATGAGATGTCTGCCGAATTATCCAGCTTAATTCGGAATTGTGTAGCATAAAGTACATTTTCTTGATAAAGTTGAGCAAATATCTTGCACTGAATGATGTGTATTAAGGTGCTTCGTCACTTTTTTGGTGGA
Proteins encoded in this window:
- a CDS encoding dihydroorotate dehydrogenase electron transfer subunit, producing MKKKILDLTVTANIKLHANYVLIKMTSQEILPEMLPGQFAEIRVDGSPTTFLRRPISINYVDKVNNEVWFLVQIVGDGTRTLAKVSAGDVVNVVLPLGNGFTIPEKPSDKLLLIGGGVGTAPLLYLGEVLLANNSKPTFLLGARSEGDLLQLEDFKKFGEVYTTTEDGSAGEKGYVTQHSILNDKQFDMIYTCGPKPMMVSVAKYAKANNIECEVSLENKMACGVGACLCCVENTVDEGHICVCTEGPVLNIKKLLWQI
- a CDS encoding helix-turn-helix transcriptional regulator, with protein sequence MKDRIEAIMKREHMTPSSFAESIEIQRSTLTHILRGRNNPSLDVVMKIHQRFKYVNLDWLLYGNGNMINQEKTSDDLQRSLFDENEEIKSVPQADLEYRKEMPLKTTETTHKEPVKEEIRYIEKPPRKITEIRIFFDDNTFEIFKGEKMPF
- the holA gene encoding DNA polymerase III subunit delta — encoded protein: MAKKEYTYEDIISDIKAKQYKPIYYLMGEEPYYIDLISDYLTQNVLTDTEKEFNLTVVYGADTDIATIINAAKRYPMMSEYQVVVVKEAQSVRNIEELSYYLQKPLSSTILVICHKHGVLDRRKKLAAEIDKAGVLFESKKLKDTMLPGFITSYLKRKGVDIEQKSSEMIADFVGSDLSRLTGELEKLIITLPLAQKRITPELIEKNIGISKDYNNFELKNALIEKDIFKANQIIKYFAENPKTNPIQATLSLLFNFYSNLMLAYYAPEKSEQGIAQQLGLKTSWQSKDYIKAMHKYNGVKVMQIIGEIRNYDAKSKGVGNTNMNDGELLRELVYKILH
- a CDS encoding AMP nucleosidase, giving the protein MKTKQEIVANWLPRYTKRSLEDFGEYILLTNFNKYVEIFAEQCNVPVLGRDANMTSATADGITIINFGMGSPNAAIIMDLLGAIHPKACLFLGKCGGIGKKNQLGDLILPIAAIRGEGTSNDYFPPEVPALPAFMLQRAVSSAIRDYARDYWTGTVYTTNRRIWEHDEEFKEYLLKTRAMAVDMETATLFTTGFANHIPTGALLLVSDQPMTPEGIKTDKSDNMVTQNFVHEHVEIGIASLKMIIDEKKTVKHLKFDK
- a CDS encoding type I restriction enzyme HsdR N-terminal domain-containing protein, with product MLLLNLPKYETKIAIRDGKKVIFDVIRRRYVALTPEEWVRQHFVHFLIDQKGYPVSLMANEVLLNLNGTKKRCDTVLYKRDLMARMIIEYKAPQIEITQAVFNQITNYNFVLKVDYLIVSNGINHYCCKMDYANHTYTFLEDIPDYNLL
- a CDS encoding C4-type zinc ribbon domain-containing protein, with protein sequence MAKEAKNEPKELTVEQKLKALYQLQTMLSEIDKIKTLRGELPLEVQDLEDEVAGLNTRIEKIKLEISELKSSIAAKKIEIEAAKASVEKYKAQQENVRNNREFDFLSKEIEFQTLEIELCEKRIKEFTAEEKEKSEEVANSIVVLEEREKDLSVKKNELDEIISETKQEEEKLREKAKVLETTIEPRLLQAFKRIRKNSRNGLGIVYVQRDACGGCFNKIPPQRQMDIRMRKKIIVCEYCGRVMIDPELAGVEL
- a CDS encoding Nif3-like dinuclear metal center hexameric protein, which encodes MKIKEIVSALERFAPLPLQDGFDNAGLQIGLTEAEATGALLCLDVTESVIDEAIALGYNLVISHHPLIFKGYKSITGKDYVERCILKAIKNDIVVYSAHTNLDNAFGGVNFKIAEKIGLKNVKILSCKEESLLKLVTFVPAEQAEKVRHALFNAGCGNIGNYDSCSYNLEGEGTFRAQEGTHPFCGKVGELHKEKEIRIETILPSFKKNAVIRALIAAHPYEEPAFDLYSLKNSWSQTGSGVVGELEFPETELDFLKRIKKTFEVGCLKHNKLTGKLISKIALCGGAGAFLLSEAINQKANAFITGEIRYHDYFGHENDILMAEIGHYESEQYTKEIFYTLLKGIFPNIEIQISKINTNPIKYL